In the Dictyostelium discoideum AX4 chromosome 6 chromosome, whole genome shotgun sequence genome, tatattttttttaaaaaaaaaaaaaaaaaaaacaacattaaaaaggataaataaaaattaaaatacatAACCAACATCtgtaaaatctttaaaatcataTTCAATGcgaatatcttttttttggaaaaaaaaagaaaagattttaggaataaaaaaaaaaaaaaaaaagttttaataagTAAGaacataaatttttaattatataataaagtattaaaaaaaaaaagaaacccacattttaaaatttttatatttcagATATACAAAGCTTGTAGATACTATTCCTAAGCGTACatgtatattttatatagagataaaaaaaaaaaaaaaaaagttaaaaagaatatgtttataataaataataatactccACCATTGGTGTACTTAAGTGTTTGTTAggtattaataaaaagtggtttttgttttttttaatttttttttaaaaatattgaattctataaaattgaagaaaatttttgattagttttttttttttttttttttttggtaaccATTAGTTGTATGGTTATTATTTACCTTTGATTCATTTgtagtttattaaatttattttgaattattttgaaCGGAGCTCTATTCCTCATATCCACTCAGCGACCTTTATTTCCttttacaatttaattttcaatcttttttttttttggttaaatatatatacagAGAGTTGTTACCTttttttgtcttttttttttttttttaaataagaaCTTGATCCTCGTTTTGATTTATGTTTAAACCATTTTGAGAACCTAAAAGATTGAAATCTAAATCAATAAAAGTAGAAGAAGGGTGtgaatatatatttacatcaaaattttgttgttgttgttgtttatattctaaaacatttgaaaaagatgatTTAAGTTTTAATTGAGAATCAATTAATCTTACCTCATGACTAAATGCAGATGTAGATGATGAATTAGCAGCAGCAACTACGATATCATTGTTGTGAATACCgtcatttgatgatgaagagtcaatattgttgttattatcaaAGTCATTTGCAACTTGATAATCTGTAAAACTTTGGCAGCTACTGGATCCATCAGATGGATAACTATAACAGGTTTCATTGGTAGAAATTGATTTGAGAACATCAGAATCAATCATTGGAAATTGAAAATCTTGAATTTGGCAACcagaattattattgttattgttattattattattattgttgttattattattactattgttgttattattgttacccAAGGCATCACACGATGTTGAAGTAATACTTAAATTACTTGATTCAGATGTAAATGGGAATGGAGTTGGTGTGTTTGGATTTGTTGGTGGTGAAGGTGGTAATGAAAATGTATTTGGTGTTTGAGGTGCCTCATGTGATGGAGGTGATGATTGGTacatattttgaaaattatttatattattattattattattgttgttagtATTATGGTATGTAACCAATGAATTAACAATTGATGTCACTGAATTTAATTGTGttgtaattaatttattttgttgataaagtaatgatattaagtttttatcattttgacgtaattttttaagttttttaatagttttagcCATATCAGATGTATGTCTATGATTTGatgatttagttttttttacaaCTGGACTATTTGTTGATGAGATTGATTCATTATCagttattatttctttattattacaattactattattattattattattactattactatttaaattatgattattattactattgttattattaattgcatctctattatctttatttattactgtatttgttatttttgaTACACAACGAATTGATTCAGTGTATAATGATTTACCATCTAATTCcaagataattttaaataaattattttcatgtTTAGATGATAAAGTTTGGATTCTTGTTTCTACGGTTACTGTTTGATCTTTGATGTAGATATTGTAATCCAATGGACTGGTTTTTAAAGAGTTTACCTTACTTTCCAAATCATTTTCGTATACTAATTTTAGTGAAACTTTATCTTTGGTAAGGTTTTGGAATACACCtccatttgatttatttaatttatttgaatttaatttctttggaTCGATTACCAAAAGGAATGGAATATTTTTGGTAACAATGTTTACACTATTATCAGCTTTTAGTGTATCAACTAATGTGACATTAAATTTGGAATTTTggaattttgttgttgttgtagttgttgttgttgttgttgttgacattttatattttattaatattaatttatatatatttttttattattattattattataaaatattaaattaaatttttttttttttttttttttttttttttttttttaaataattattattattattattattattattattattattattattattgattaataaatttatttaattaaataatattgttgtttttaaaaaaatattgtttaaaaatatatatatatatattttatttaaaaaaagaaaaaaaaaaaaaaacttttatagTAATATTAGTGTTAAGTGATATTATAAAACTAATGGACAAAATGTTATTTGTTTAATGTTGTGTTTATTGGGGTGTggaaaaaatttcaataaaaaaaaaaaaaaaaatttatcagccaaaaaaaaaaaaattaaaaaaaaattaaaaaaaattaaaaaaaaattaaaaaaaattagaaaaaattttttggttgttgaattttctattgtggaaaaaaaaaaaaaaaagaaagaaaaaacaaagaaaaaaatgaaaaattaaaaaattaaaaaaataaaaaaataaaaaaagaagatttgttaaaacttaaaaaaataaaaataattttctaaacgattaaaaaaaagtgggaaaaaagtcaaaaaaaatatattttatatatttaaatatgatGACTTATACAAAATACATGTACAAAAAtctgaaaaaataaaaatatatctaaatataatttattatttattttttttttttttttatttattttttttttatttcattttttttttgaattgattaaACTCTTCTTTAACTAATTTaaaagagttttttttttttttttttattttcgcGTTTAAAATAcatgtaattatttttttttttttttttcttttttttaatttttttttttttcgcctttaaaattttttatttttttttataattttttcatttttcaatttttttttttcataaacaaacaaataaacatataataaaatgtcaAGTGGTATTGGTGCTTGGGGTGGATCTGGTACATGTTATCCAATTTTTTCAGATTTTTGTACATGTATTTTTGATAAACCATTAGAATTATGTGAACCATACAGAAAAGATTATTTAGAATGTCTCCATAATGTTAAAGAAGTatatatcattatcatcattatcaaccaATCAATCAACCACTGATAGCAATAAAATTACCATAAATCAACTTGTGAATTCAcccccccaaaaaaaaaaaaaaaaaaaaaaaaaacccaccATCAACAAAGTGATActaatttttctttcttttttttttttccccttaaataaaaatatagtaTAAGAGTCAATCATCAGAAAATTACCATAAAGGTGGTGAGGAAAGAATTAACAAAGTTAGAGAAGCAATTAAAAGAGCTCAAGAATATGATccaaaaaaaggaaaatctgaataaattcaattttttttttaatagtaataaataataataattaataactaataataataataataataatataatttagtGATAATACGATAAAAcccaaacaacaaaaaaaaaaaaaaaaaagaacaaactAGCATcacccttttttttatagtgcTAGAATATTacatgtaaaaaaaaaaaagaaaaaaataataaaaaaaaataataaaaaaaaatatatataatttaaaaataatatactattttaatataattaatttgaatcaaatttatGAGAATTTTTGttaacttttatttatttatttatttacaccaataatcataataacaataataataataataataatagaccatttttggtttttgtacttttatttattatatacaattaaattctttactttgttttttttttttttttttcattattttttttcttctatAGTTATTAATTATGATACAAGTTAAATATgtgtatatattttaattctttttcactAAAAATTAGCCAAATGGGATAGTAATTGAaatatcatcaccaaatGCACCccatttatttctatttactAAATAAATACCCATCCAACCCATGAAAATGGTTGAATATCCTAAAAATCCAATTAATGagaattttaaatctaaataaatataaaaaaaaaaaaaaaaaaaaagataaattagttaattaatatttaaaatttttaatttaataataataataaaattatacatACACCATTTTACTTTATCATTCAAAGAATTTCTATATggtataaaatataaaatgttAATTAACCAAACCCAGGTAAGNNNNNNNNNNNNNNNNNNNNNNNNNNNNNNNNNNNNNNNNNNNNNNNNNNNNNNNNNNNNNNNNNNNNNNNNNNNNNNNNNNNNNNNNNNNNNNNNNNNNCACTCGTTCAGATTTATCAAGAAGAAATCCAAACAATTCTCATGTCCTTGCCGCAAGATTGGATGACTATGGTAGATACCATTATCAACAAGAACCATTATATCAAGATAAAATGGCTAAAGAAGCCTTCAAATTGGCTAAAGCTGAAAAGAAGAATGAATACGTTGCCAATAAAGCAGTACTTCAAAAAGAAGGTCTCATTAGAGCTGTTGAAAGAAATGATAAACTTAATAAAACTCAA is a window encoding:
- the psenen gene encoding gamma-secretase subunit gives rise to the protein LTWVWLINILYFIPYRNSLNDKVKWYLKFSLIGFLGYSTIFMGWMGIYLVNRNKWGAFGDDISITIPFG